ATCTCCATAAAAACTTCCCTTGCAGCCTTCATCTCCCCATTTCCGGCGTGCCCATCAACCATCACAGTCCAAGTCACCACATTCTTCAACGCAGTAGGAACCCTGTTCAACAATTTCCCAGGTAGCGTTCCTTCTTCCAGTAGGTTTGCGATTGATGGTAAAGTACTGGGTAATCTGTAATTACTTGTTGGTTTTGGGACAAAGTTATTGTCATTTCAAAGTTTCATCTTTTTCGCGCTGCCAACCTTTGATTCCCGCAACGATCATCAGTATTATATCGTTTTGAAGCTCTTCAAGACCACCCATACACTTAACCTAATAACTTAAATGCCCCTCTCCCCAGTTTTTCTTTCTATGAAGCAACTAGAGTCTAGAATTATGGTCTTTTGAGGAATGATGGAGATGAGAATGCTGAAACTCTTGCGAAACTGTAAAACTATCAGAGAATTGAAGCAAACACATCTTCAGGTTCTCATGAATGGCCTCCATGGTAGTGGTTTTGTACTGCCTAAGCTTATTGCACTTGCCTCGGAACTTGTTTCGCTTGATTACGCGGTTAGGATATTTCAGTATTCTGAGTATCCGAATGTAGTTTCAGCTAACACTATGATCAAATGCTGTATTGGAAAGACCCATAAGGGCGCATGGCGTGTCTACGATCAAATGAAGGTGTTTACCATTGCACCGAATAGTTTTACCTTTACTTTTCTTCTGAGGTGTTTTGAACCGTTTGAAGCTCTAGAAGATGGTAGAGTGGTTCATGGTGATATTGTGAAGCTAGGATTCGGTTCAAGTGTTTTTGTTCAGAATACTCTTTTGGATTTCTACGCTAAATGTGGCCGGAATTTGGATTGGGCTAGTCGGGTGTTTGGAGAAATGCCTACAAGAGATGTTGTTTCATGGAATTCAATGATTGGTGCGTACTTGGCACATGAGAAAGTAGAATCTGCTATtgggttgtttgattcaatGCCTGAGAGGAACGTTGTGTCATGGAATTCTGTTGTTTCGGGGCTTTCTAAGGCTGGAAATATGGAATTGGCTCGCTCTGTCTTCGATAGAATGCCAGAAAAAAATGAGGTTTCCTGGAATTCCATGATTTCTGGCTACGTACGGCTGGGTGATGTAGAGTCTGCAGAGTGTATTTTTGATCAGATGTCAAAGAGAACTGTAGTTTCTTGGACGGTTATGATCTCAGGATACACTATGATTGGAGATCTTGAATCTGCAAGGAACATTTTTCATCGGATGCCAGTTAAGAACACCATCTCTTGGAATGCTTTGATTGCTGGTTATGTTCATAACCATGAGTTTGTTCAAGCTCTTTATGTTTTTCATCAGATGTTAATTGATGGCAAGTGCAGGCCTGATCAGACAACTTTGGTCAGCATACTCTCTGCCTGTTCTCACTTGGGATCTCTAGAACATGGCAAATGGATTGATTCTTATATAAAGAGAAACAAGTTCGACGTGACCATTCCTTTAGGCAATGCTCTAATAGACTTTTTTGCAAAATGTGGAGATGTGGAAAATGCAAAAGCAGTTTTTAATAAGATGGCAAAAAGATGTGTAATTACATGGACAACAATGATTTTGGGTCTAGCTGTTAATGGTCATTGTAAAGAAGCTCTAGCACTCTTCGATAGGATGCATGTCGAAGGAGTTCAGCCAgatgatgtaattttcattgCTGTTCTATCAGCCTGCACTCATGGAGGGTTGGTGGTAGAAGGTAAAAGGGTATTTGGCCAGATGGTGGGGGAGTTTGATATTGTACCCCGAATTGAGCATTATGGTTGCATGGTTGACCTTCTGGGTCGGGCAGGGAGGTTGGAAGAAGCGAAAGAATTCATTGAAGGCATGCATTTAAAGCCAAATGCTGTCATTTGGGCCACTCTACTAGGTTCTTGTAAGATTCATGGAAAAGGGGATATATTAGAATCTGTAACGAGAAAGATTATGGAGCTGGAACCTTCAAATCCTAGCTATTTGGCGCTTATTTGCAATATGAGCGCCTCAATTGGACAGTGGAAAGATACTTTGATATCTCGGGTGGCAATGAGACGGCAAGGCGTGGAAAAAGTTCCTGGTTGTAGCTCAATTCAAGTAGGCGATAAGGTCCATGAGTTTCTAGCCAAAGATACGAGTCATAAGCAAAGAAAGGACATTTATGGGGTTTTATACTGTTTAAATGGACACTTGAAAGCAGTGTCTGCATGAATTATGATTCGTTAGAAAATCCCATGGTTCATGGCACTAAAAAGAGTCGTTTCCCGGTGGATGGCTTAGGAAGAATGAACAATGAGAAAATCAAGTATCTTGGATGAGTTTTTACTTTCGCATCATAGAAAATTTACTTTAAAATCTGGGTCGTGATCACTTCCAAGAAAACCTCATCTTTTATGAGCCAGAATATGAGAAGGTAACTGAGGTTATAGTTGCTCAAAATTTGGGGGGAGgttgaattggaaaaaaaacCTAAATTAAATGTCCTGTGTCTCATAGAATTAAGCAACAGAAAACTGTGGGCAGACATGACTCTTAAAATCAATGCTGAAACATCTACTGGTGAAAAGGTGGCAATCTGACAAGGTTAAGAACTATTGCCAGGGCAATTATGGCTGTTGAGACTATCTTTCGTGAAATGAAACAGTAAAGTTGTGGCTGCTTGGTGGCCATTCACATCAGCAGAGTCAGAGTTGCAGGACAAGAAGAAGAATTGGAACCGCACAAAGCATTTGAACTTTGTTCTGTCATGTTCAACAGAAATAAAAGGATGTTAATATTGAGACTTACAAAGCTGTGAATTTATGGATGGCAATCAAACTTATAATGGTCTAGATGACTTAATTTCACCGGCTCTTGTGATTAGAAATCAAAATCTTTTAACATGGTGTTCTCTCTCATATATTTCCTGTCTATTTGTGCTATGCcttgttatttgttttaataaaattttattttactttatcaaaaaaagaattcaaaacCATTTGTATGGGATCTAAGCAACAGTTGGAATTGAAGCTACTAGCTTGTGTTAATTCTGGATGAAGAACCATAACCCCAATCTACTATGTTCTAAATACCACCAGAGCCATGCCCTTTTCTGGAAACTGCTGATCCTCAGTAGAGAAAAGATTCCCGTTTGTGAATTCTGCATCTTGTTTAACAACCCcccaaccataaaaaaaaaaaccctttctttttcatttttcatatcaTAAAAACGGTTTCTTGATATATTAAGATTATACTGATACAAAGGTGCCATGCCTATGCTTCAACTTCGATCTAATAAGCAGGGATAATGAGAGACTTCATTCTTTTGGATGCCCTAGAGAAGTGGCTTTCAGGGCTCTAGGTGCCATTTGAGGTTTTGCGTTAGGATTCTGGTTCCGTTCACATTTAGACTTTTTCTCACACTGACTGTTAAAACCAGAATGGCAGCCATAGCTATGCCATCACTGTGCAACCAGagttgctttaatttttttgttatgatAGTCTAAATTCTTGACATATCAGCAAGtgcttttattaataaatcttGCTCCGAATCACATATTTCAGTTGTGAAATTCTAGAAGAATTAGACGTGTATATGGCAATAATGTTACCGGTTGGTGCGTTATCATTTATAGTTTGGCATTTTCTGGCCTCAATGTCTATAAACACTGGCTTATATGCATGCTGTGGTTGATGCTACAAgatacattaatttaatttaagataatgattcctttttctttgtctAGCTAATTTGTGGCAGAGGAATTATATCAGATGTACAGCCACGCAACCAGATCGTGAAAAGAGGAAAGAACAGACAAAAAAGATGGAAGATTTCTGTAATTCTCACACCTTTCTGGGAGGTTAAAAAACCAGCACAGACGAAAGGAGCAGTTCCCATGAAACAGAGTACGTATAGCATTACcaatgaacaaaaaataatgGATAGTATATAATTCTCTGCAAGGAAGCCAATCTAAGCCAAAAACTATGATTTTCTGGCTCTTATATATTAAGAACACACCATTCCTGCATTGAGGAAAACTGTAATCACATTCTCTAATTTTGTCTAGCAATTTACTAATAAATGTTGAAGATACGGAAGGCCTGCAATACCAACCTATCTTGTCCTTTTTCTTGATATTCTCTCTTGGCTTTGCTTCTCAGAAGTTTGTtaaatcaatcaatcaatcaatcaagcacAAGGCATATTGAGCAAGTAATGGGGGACATATTGACAAGCGTCAGTTATAAATGGATAGAAAGAGATGTCTACTTGTATATGATGCGATCTTCTTCTGATTACTTGTATCTGATGCTCATTACTTTGATGCCAATAAAAACCGACATATCTGACCAAATTCAGCCGCGGAATGTATTGGAAATATGAGTTGGGAAAGGATCAATGTCAATatcatagaaattaataaatatattccaAATGTTGTGCAACAAAGTTTTTGCACCTTCTGCTCTTTTTTACTTTATcatgatattatttatatatgttcgTTATCCTATGGACAAGCTGAGATGGTCGGAGGCATGGCCTCCTAAACCTGGAAcagtataataaaaaaagaatactaCTTTTCGTAAGGGATGATACTGCAGATCATACACAAAAGGTTGCTGTTTTCACTTTTCATGCATAAAATCCACGAGACTTATGCGCGCCTACCTGAAAACTGATTCTGGATAATGATCGAAGTGAATAAAGAGAGGGAGGCAAACCTTTTTTTGCTGGCCAAGTTTGGCAATCTTGCTTCATTGTTTTTAATTAAGCTCCAAAATCATGTATTTTGACGGTAATATCGATCTAAGACCTTTCTAGCTAGGCTCTATAATTTGAATACGAGGCAGATACGTACAGTTTTATCTTCTCTtctcctcttctcttctctccttttcttttgatcttcttcttcacatGGGTTTAAGGAAGAGAATTTCAATTGAAAGAGACGGGAGGGCAGAGAAATTATAAGGGAAGGTTTGGGATTGAgtttgaaaacttaaaaaatgcttttaactgttttaaaaattttttcaaagaaaaaaaaatatatttattaaatttataaaaaaatactttaatcactttaaaaaaaaaattgaaagtctAGTTTTCTAAAAAGTACTAAATTGAACCTTTTATCGAAAAGCTCTTGCAAATAactgtatatttttaaaaaattaatataactaattttaaaagtattttagatACATGTttatcaaacagtaaataacttttgaaatatattatttattatttaagttataaactATAAGTCTTAAATCTGTAAGTTATATTTTCCATCATAATCCTAAACATGCACAAAAAGAGATCATCAgtcaagaagagagagagagagaggaaaaatctCATGAAATCACATTTGACTCGTCTAGTTGTCTGTTTGCAGGCCCTCAAGATTCAATCATTCAAAGCGAATTACAATCTCATCTGTTTCCATCATCTATGTCAACCTTTCACATGCAAGCATGAATATTTAAGAAGTAGATCATTTTCCATCAAGTGCGTGATTTTTTTATTCCGAAAAGAAGAAccaaaaagaaggaagaagatcaagaagaagaagaaagaaagaaatttttggCTAGCTATCTCGTTTCAATCTTGTTATCAATGCAGTCTAATTACCTGGCTCATAGGGTACCTAAAAACTGACCAAATTAAAAGAACAAAGGACAAAGAAAAGCTCATTTATGATAGTTGAAGTTGCGtccacaatttctttttttattttattttaaatccaGCTATATGGTTAATTTACAATCAATTGGGTTTGGAGGTGAACTTGTCCTATCCGATATTGCATATTATAAATGCTTGATGTTCTTATATGTGGCCCAACCTTTGGCAAGGATATCAACAGCAAGCTGCGGTGCACTTTCAGCCATTAAGCATCTGCATGCTCAAGAGTCCTCCCTGCGAAGGCAACTTAGCCTGCTTGAGGGAGGAAAATAAAACCTTCACTTCTCTATCCCTCATCAATGTTTGATTTTGATAGGTCCAATTATGTGAGTCTATCTAATGTCAAGTTAAAATGGTCCACGTACATGAAAACATATTCTCTTTATAAATTtgtcttttacatttttttcaggaaaaaacaaaagaatttaattatatcTCATGATTTTTGTACATTGAAAACCAACTCACTCATTCAGGTCATGGTCCTAACAATTTGGGATGGTTGCATGAATTTGTTGTTATTCCCGGCCCCTCAATCGAAGGACTAATTAGAACTCGTTTAGATTTAGAGAGTggttcatctcatcttatatcatttttacaatttttttaaattttcacataaaatataataaacaatttaattttttcaaatttcaattcaattttttcaaatcttaaaataatctaacaatattttattttttttgcaataGCTCGGTGATCATCGACTTGttaaaagagagagatattTGTGGGAGTTATAAAACTCATgtattattcaataaattataatctaaGAGATACAAATACGACTATTTGTGATAAGaatatataaactcattttaacaaaaaatagtcattttaataggaaataattggttataaataaataatactttttCAGTAGTGCTATCAAgacataagtaaaaaataatatgcatgaatgGCCTAAAGTAATTCCAGCAAGCTAGCTAGGAATACTATGACATTATTCTAAGAATATAAGGTGATCCTCTAGTCTTAAATCGTAACACCTAGAGGAAGAACTTAATTAAAGctatattccaaaaaaaaaaaaagaactaaaagcTATATGTCATGATCGAGccagtatataatataattatatatatgcagcatgcatctgaTATCCATTATTATAGTTGTCTCAcccttaattattaattatttgcattatatattctaaaactaattcattaattgataattctatataatatatcatctaTGATCGATCTGCACGCATGCATATATACCCTTTTACCATGCATGCACACTCATGCGAATGATTGAGAAATTAATgggtattttattaataatagaaattaatggGTCATTAGCAGAAAgaaatcatgatcatcatcCTAAATTAAGAACCGCATCATGTTAAGATAATGCGCGCttaggctagctagctagaaggGTTGCTTTTGAGGTTGCAattaattattagtattattcattttcttctaaacAATCAATCatgtagttatatatataacaatggtaatttaattaattattttcatgCATGTATAACTATTTCATATGCATccatacatgatatatatatatataccccaaATTGAACTGAAAAGTACTACAGttacaaataaatttcataaaaataaactcataaatttttATCATGATATGACGTTAGatctaatttatattaataaaagtaattttataatctaacatattacatctcaagtcatgtcaatttaatttatttgtttttttttattccttctctctctacacacatatatatatagtaaatatttaGGGTACGTATATATAATCGTGTTGATGACAGTAGAAAGGTAGCTTTTCTCATTTCAAAAGTTTCTGCctggatattatatataatagccCGCGCGACCGACGGAGACCAGCTAATTGTTGTTAAgtacatgaaaatttaaaagcATGCAGCTTGAAATTTTTGAGAGTTTAaagaatatagttatatacaAGTGAAACATGAGTCATGTCATGATGATCAGTACAGTCGAATGATCTGAAACCCTACATAGATATGGGATgctaatgctatatatagattaattagCATGACTAGTTCAAATTAATCATCCAAGTTTTctcatcatccaaacataagATATGGGCAAGAAGTCATGCTCAACTgcaatatgatataatatataatactgtGGCGGCCAATTTCCAGGATGACCATGATATTCACGTAGATTAGTTTTAAAGCCTAGAGTCATTATCGCCACGTAGTATAGCCAAATATAtcgatcaattatatatatatatatatatatatattggataaTGACTCCTGATCTCTGAAAGACACGAGGATCACCGGACGTACATTCTCGATCAAGCTAGCTAGCCAGGGGACTTTCATGATCTTGATCGTTGTCCACTCACAAACAACAATGCCACATAGAAATTCCATGTTGCATCCACTCATGAActcatcatatataattaacCTAGCTAGCTTGGTCGCGGTAGAGTAAAAAAAATTCCCTTGTAATGAATTCTGGCCTTCCATGTACACCTCTCTAAGCATCTGCTAATTATTTTTCCTCGTAACTCctcataattaatatatttaagccAGACATTATAAGAAAAACGGATATTTATAACCCGTAATTTTCATCAGAAATAGTCTTTTTAGTTACAAAATATTAGTCAcaaatactctttttttttttttttttttttttttatgtaatagTGAGGGGGAAAAAGCCATACGAAGAAAGCTAGTTAATGAAATTAATGACTTTAGGCATGCATGCAAATTGcatctcatatatataaatccatatgtgcatatatagatctatatatatcaaattactAATCTTAGCATGTCAGGGTATGAAatgaaaaccttataaatccaaTTGAATTTAATCAGTTttaacattgtttttttttttaataaatgaggaTGAAGGTACCCTAACTTTATTGATAAACCCTTATTTTTATAGAAGAATACCTTATACAAAAAGAGCAATGAGGttacaaaaaatatagaaaactaagcttttatgaaaa
This is a stretch of genomic DNA from Carya illinoinensis cultivar Pawnee chromosome 15, C.illinoinensisPawnee_v1, whole genome shotgun sequence. It encodes these proteins:
- the LOC122297235 gene encoding pentatricopeptide repeat-containing protein At3g29230-like; amino-acid sequence: MMEMRMLKLLRNCKTIRELKQTHLQVLMNGLHGSGFVLPKLIALASELVSLDYAVRIFQYSEYPNVVSANTMIKCCIGKTHKGAWRVYDQMKVFTIAPNSFTFTFLLRCFEPFEALEDGRVVHGDIVKLGFGSSVFVQNTLLDFYAKCGRNLDWASRVFGEMPTRDVVSWNSMIGAYLAHEKVESAIGLFDSMPERNVVSWNSVVSGLSKAGNMELARSVFDRMPEKNEVSWNSMISGYVRLGDVESAECIFDQMSKRTVVSWTVMISGYTMIGDLESARNIFHRMPVKNTISWNALIAGYVHNHEFVQALYVFHQMLIDGKCRPDQTTLVSILSACSHLGSLEHGKWIDSYIKRNKFDVTIPLGNALIDFFAKCGDVENAKAVFNKMAKRCVITWTTMILGLAVNGHCKEALALFDRMHVEGVQPDDVIFIAVLSACTHGGLVVEGKRVFGQMVGEFDIVPRIEHYGCMVDLLGRAGRLEEAKEFIEGMHLKPNAVIWATLLGSCKIHGKGDILESVTRKIMELEPSNPSYLALICNMSASIGQWKDTLISRVAMRRQGVEKVPGCSSIQVGDKVHEFLAKDTSHKQRKDIYGVLYCLNGHLKAVSA